A genomic region of Staphylococcus roterodami contains the following coding sequences:
- a CDS encoding glucosamine-6-phosphate isomerase yields MAMNFKVFDNSQLVAEYAADIIRKQFNNNPTTIAGFHLDTDQAPVLDELKKNIEKHAVDFSQINILDYDNKKSYFEALGVPASQIYPITFEKDAIEFISDKIKTKENKGKLTLQVVSIDEQGKLNVSIRQGLMEAREIFLVVTGANKKEVVEKLYQENGKTSFEPADLKSHRMVNVILDKEAAAGLPEDVKAYFTSRFA; encoded by the coding sequence ATGGCAATGAACTTTAAAGTATTTGACAACAGTCAACTTGTAGCAGAGTATGCTGCAGATATTATTAGAAAACAATTTAACAATAATCCTACTACAATTGCAGGTTTTCATTTGGATACAGACCAAGCACCAGTATTAGATGAATTAAAGAAAAACATTGAAAAACACGCTGTTGATTTTAGTCAAATAAATATTTTAGATTACGACAATAAAAAATCTTATTTTGAAGCATTAGGCGTGCCAGCAAGTCAAATCTACCCAATTACGTTTGAAAAGGATGCTATTGAATTTATTTCTGACAAAATTAAAACTAAAGAAAATAAAGGTAAATTAACATTGCAAGTTGTTTCTATTGATGAGCAAGGAAAATTAAATGTTAGTATCCGCCAAGGTTTAATGGAAGCGAGAGAAATATTCTTAGTTGTGACAGGTGCTAATAAAAAGGAAGTTGTTGAAAAATTATACCAAGAAAATGGTAAAACAAGTTTCGAACCAGCTGACTTAAAATCACATAGAATGGTAAATGTTATTCTTGATAAAGAAGCGGCTGCCGGTTTACCAGAAGATGTGAAAGCTTACTTTACATCTCGCTTTGCTTAA
- the trmL gene encoding tRNA (uridine(34)/cytosine(34)/5-carboxymethylaminomethyluridine(34)-2'-O)-methyltransferase TrmL, with product MTNHIVLYQPEIPANTGNIARTCAGTNTHLHLIKPLGFRTDDKMLKRAGLDYWEFVNITYHESIEAFFEQTSGEYYLLTKFGKKTYSDFDFSRQDKDYYFIFGKETTGLPDWVKEKYQETALRIPMSEHIRSLNLSNTAALLIYEALRQQDFPGLN from the coding sequence ATGACAAATCATATCGTTTTATATCAACCTGAGATTCCAGCTAATACTGGAAATATTGCACGTACGTGTGCAGGAACTAATACACATTTACATTTAATTAAGCCACTTGGTTTTAGAACGGATGATAAAATGTTAAAAAGAGCTGGCTTAGATTACTGGGAGTTTGTAAATATAACTTATCATGAAAGTATTGAAGCATTTTTTGAACAAACAAGTGGTGAATATTATTTATTAACAAAATTTGGTAAAAAGACATATAGTGATTTTGATTTTTCAAGACAAGATAAAGATTATTACTTTATTTTTGGGAAAGAAACAACAGGTTTACCAGATTGGGTTAAAGAAAAGTATCAAGAAACAGCATTAAGAATACCTATGAGCGAACACATTCGTTCACTGAATTTATCAAATACTGCGGCGTTGCTAATTTATGAAGCATTGCGTCAACAAGATTTTCCTGGACTAAACTAA
- the queG gene encoding tRNA epoxyqueuosine(34) reductase QueG — protein sequence MDTKQLKQDIIDYAYTIGIDSIGFTTADPFDELKQKLEEYHANGYASGFEESDIALRTEPKLSLPTARSIIAIAVGYPNKLKGAPKSVRGDRRGLFARASWGQDYHTIMRKRLDKLSAYIESKVPSVEIKSMVDTGVLSDRAVAERAGLGFVGRNGFVINPNLGTWTYLGEMLVSIPFEPDDPILDSCGDCTICVDRCPTSALVGNGQLNSQKCISFLTQTKGYMPDQYRYKIGNRLYGCDTCQQVCPKNRGINTEQDDIILEPEILKPRLVPLLRMSNKEFKQTYGHLAGAWRGKKPIQRNAILALAHFNEVDAIPELKKVATTDERPMIRATAYWAIGQILGDDAKEFINANYEKEDAEVQQEMIKGIETRREK from the coding sequence TTGGATACAAAGCAATTAAAGCAAGATATCATTGATTATGCATATACAATCGGAATTGACAGTATTGGGTTTACTACTGCAGATCCCTTTGATGAATTGAAGCAAAAGTTAGAAGAATATCATGCAAATGGTTATGCCTCAGGATTTGAAGAATCTGATATAGCTTTACGAACAGAACCTAAATTATCCTTACCAACAGCAAGATCGATTATAGCAATAGCAGTTGGTTACCCTAATAAATTAAAGGGTGCACCTAAAAGTGTTAGAGGAGACCGCAGAGGTTTATTTGCAAGGGCATCATGGGGACAAGATTATCACACAATTATGCGTAAACGATTAGATAAGTTATCGGCATATATTGAGTCAAAGGTGCCAAGTGTTGAAATAAAGTCAATGGTAGATACAGGTGTGTTATCAGATAGAGCAGTTGCAGAACGTGCGGGATTAGGATTTGTTGGTAGAAATGGATTTGTCATAAATCCAAATTTAGGAACATGGACGTATCTCGGGGAAATGTTAGTTAGTATTCCATTTGAGCCGGATGATCCAATACTAGATAGTTGTGGGGATTGTACAATTTGTGTTGATCGTTGTCCAACAAGTGCATTAGTTGGAAATGGTCAATTAAACAGTCAAAAATGTATAAGCTTTTTAACGCAAACAAAAGGTTATATGCCAGACCAGTATCGGTATAAAATTGGAAATAGACTTTATGGTTGTGATACATGTCAGCAAGTTTGTCCGAAAAATCGAGGCATTAACACTGAACAAGATGATATTATTTTAGAACCAGAAATTTTAAAACCAAGACTTGTACCATTGTTACGTATGTCTAATAAAGAATTTAAACAAACATATGGTCACCTTGCAGGTGCTTGGCGCGGTAAAAAACCTATACAAAGAAATGCTATTTTGGCATTGGCACATTTTAATGAAGTAGATGCAATTCCAGAATTGAAAAAAGTAGCAACTACTGATGAAAGACCAATGATTCGAGCAACTGCTTATTGGGCAATTGGTCAAATTCTTGGTGATGATGCTAAAGAATTTATCAACGCAAATTATGAAAAAGAGGATGCAGAAGTACAGCAGGAAATGATAAAAGGAATAGAAACAAGGAGAGAAAAGTAA
- a CDS encoding amino acid ABC transporter ATP-binding protein — translation MIKINNLNKVFGDNEVLKDINLEINQGEVVAIIGPSGSGKSTLLRCMNLLEEPTKGQVIFEGNDLTKKGTQVDKLRQKMGMVFQNFNLFPHKKVVDNIILAPKLLKKDNNEALHQEAISLLDKVGLKEKANVYPNQLSGGQKQRVAIARALAMQPDVILFDEPTSALDPEVVGDVLKVMKDLAKEGMTMVVVTHEMGFAKDVSDKVIFMADGVVVESGTPNEIFEHPQHERTQNFLSRVL, via the coding sequence GTGATTAAAATTAATAATCTTAATAAAGTATTTGGGGATAATGAAGTATTAAAAGATATCAATCTTGAAATCAATCAAGGCGAAGTTGTAGCAATTATTGGTCCTTCTGGTAGTGGTAAAAGTACATTATTAAGATGTATGAATTTATTAGAAGAACCTACTAAAGGACAAGTAATATTTGAAGGAAATGATTTAACCAAAAAAGGGACACAAGTCGATAAATTGCGTCAAAAGATGGGCATGGTATTTCAAAACTTCAACCTATTTCCACATAAAAAAGTTGTCGATAATATAATATTAGCACCTAAACTATTGAAAAAAGATAACAATGAAGCATTGCATCAAGAAGCTATTTCACTTTTAGATAAAGTAGGTTTAAAAGAAAAAGCAAATGTATATCCAAATCAATTATCCGGTGGCCAAAAACAAAGGGTAGCAATTGCAAGGGCGCTAGCAATGCAACCAGATGTTATTTTATTCGATGAACCAACTTCAGCATTAGATCCTGAGGTTGTTGGTGATGTATTAAAAGTAATGAAAGACTTAGCCAAAGAAGGTATGACCATGGTAGTTGTCACACATGAAATGGGCTTTGCCAAAGATGTCAGTGACAAAGTCATATTTATGGCGGATGGTGTCGTTGTGGAATCTGGAACACCAAATGAAATATTCGAACATCCACAACACGAAAGAACACAGAATTTCTTATCAAGAGTATTATAA
- a CDS encoding ABC transporter permease subunit (The N-terminal region of this protein, as described by TIGR01726, is a three transmembrane segment that identifies a subfamily of ABC transporter permease subunits, which specificities that include histidine, arginine, glutamine, glutamate, L-cystine (sic), the opines (in Agrobacterium) octopine and nopaline, etc.), translated as MKGLFRVILVLVFLLSSAIIYINPVAHAEQDQTWEKIKERGEIRVGLSADYAPMEFEHTVNGKTEYAGVDIDLAKKIAKDNHLKLKIVNMSFDSLLGALKTGKIDIIISGMTSTPERKKQVDFSDSYMMTKNIMLVKKDKVNDYKDIKDFNNKKIGAQKGTEQEKIAQTEIENASITSLSRLPDVILALKSGKVEGAVVEKPVAEAYLKQNPKLGISNVKFNEEEKDTVIAVPKDSPKLLSQINKSIKDVKDKGLIDKYMTNAANAMNDDSGFISKYGSFFWKGIKITILISFIGVALGSILGAFVALMKLSKIKIISWIASIYIEILRGTPMLVQVFIVFFGITAALGLDISALVCGTIALVINSSAYIAEIIRAGINAVDKGQMEAARCLGLNYRQTMKSVIMPQAIKNILPALGNEFVTLIKESSIVSTIGVGEIMFNAQVVQGISFDPFTPLLVAAALYFVLTFVLTRIMNMIEGRLSASD; from the coding sequence ATGAAGGGTTTATTTAGGGTTATATTAGTATTAGTTTTTTTATTAAGCAGTGCAATTATATATATCAACCCAGTTGCGCATGCTGAACAAGATCAGACTTGGGAAAAGATTAAAGAACGCGGAGAAATTAGAGTTGGTCTTTCAGCAGATTATGCACCAATGGAATTTGAGCATACAGTTAATGGGAAGACGGAATATGCCGGTGTAGACATTGATTTAGCTAAAAAAATCGCAAAAGATAATCATTTAAAATTAAAAATTGTAAATATGTCGTTTGATAGTTTATTAGGAGCATTAAAAACTGGAAAAATAGATATTATTATTTCTGGTATGACATCAACACCTGAACGTAAAAAGCAAGTTGATTTTTCAGATTCATATATGATGACTAAAAATATTATGCTTGTTAAAAAGGATAAGGTGAACGATTACAAAGACATTAAAGATTTTAATAATAAGAAAATAGGTGCGCAAAAGGGGACAGAACAAGAAAAAATTGCACAAACAGAAATTGAAAATGCTTCAATTACTTCATTGAGCCGCTTGCCAGACGTAATATTAGCATTAAAAAGTGGAAAAGTGGAAGGTGCAGTGGTAGAAAAGCCGGTTGCAGAAGCATATTTAAAACAAAATCCTAAATTAGGAATTTCAAATGTAAAATTTAATGAAGAAGAAAAAGATACAGTGATTGCGGTGCCAAAAGATTCACCAAAACTATTATCACAAATTAATAAATCGATTAAAGATGTTAAAGATAAAGGACTCATTGATAAATATATGACTAATGCAGCAAATGCAATGAATGATGATAGTGGTTTTATCTCAAAATATGGAAGCTTTTTCTGGAAAGGTATAAAAATAACAATATTAATTTCATTTATTGGTGTGGCATTAGGTTCAATTTTAGGAGCATTTGTTGCCCTAATGAAATTAAGTAAGATTAAAATCATATCATGGATTGCCTCAATTTATATCGAAATTTTAAGAGGAACACCAATGTTAGTCCAAGTATTTATCGTATTCTTTGGAATAACTGCTGCATTAGGATTAGATATTTCAGCATTAGTTTGCGGTACGATTGCTTTAGTCATTAATTCTTCAGCATATATTGCCGAAATTATTAGAGCAGGTATTAATGCTGTTGATAAAGGACAAATGGAGGCTGCTCGATGCTTAGGATTAAATTATAGACAAACAATGAAAAGCGTAATTATGCCACAAGCCATTAAAAATATTTTACCAGCACTTGGAAATGAATTTGTTACTTTAATAAAAGAATCATCCATTGTTTCAACAATTGGAGTTGGGGAGATTATGTTTAATGCACAGGTGGTCCAAGGAATATCATTTGATCCATTTACACCATTATTAGTAGCAGCAGCATTATACTTTGTATTAACATTTGTTCTTACACGTATCATGAACATGATTGAAGGGAGATTGAGCGCAAGTGATTAA
- a CDS encoding PTS transporter subunit IIC gives MSNAKNTENKQFFSKILNSIGAGVVIALVPNALLGEVLKIFKSGNEILELIYQLVILIQSFMAFIIGVLAAHQFKFNGAGAAIVGTSAMIGSGAVVFNNNGFMLKGIGDIINASLVVIIACLLYMILQNKLGSFELIILPVLVPIVSGGIGLLTLPYVRKITQAIGNVIHSFTDLNPLLMSILISVAFSLLMVTPISLVAIATAISLNGLGSGAANLGIVAACVTFLFGSLRVNSIGVNAVLLIGAAKMMIPVYLKNLIISIPLTINGVITGIIAYVLQVKGTPLSAGFGYTGLVGPINAYNRMTGDSTMNIILLALGYFVIPFVSAFIVHELCKKFIPSYSNDIYKFEVPKQ, from the coding sequence ATGAGTAACGCTAAAAATACTGAAAACAAACAATTTTTCAGTAAAATTTTAAATTCTATTGGAGCAGGTGTCGTTATAGCGCTCGTTCCTAATGCTTTATTAGGTGAAGTGTTAAAAATATTTAAAAGTGGCAATGAAATTTTAGAATTGATATATCAATTAGTTATTCTAATACAATCATTTATGGCTTTTATAATAGGTGTATTGGCTGCACATCAATTTAAATTTAATGGAGCAGGTGCTGCAATTGTTGGTACTTCTGCGATGATTGGTTCTGGGGCTGTAGTTTTTAATAACAATGGATTTATGTTAAAAGGGATTGGTGACATCATCAATGCAAGTCTTGTTGTTATTATTGCTTGTTTACTATATATGATTTTACAAAATAAACTAGGCTCATTTGAATTAATTATCTTACCAGTGCTAGTGCCAATAGTAAGTGGAGGAATTGGACTTCTCACGCTTCCGTATGTTCGTAAAATTACTCAAGCTATTGGAAATGTAATCCATTCATTTACTGACTTAAATCCTTTATTAATGTCTATTCTAATAAGTGTTGCATTTTCTTTATTAATGGTAACACCTATATCTCTAGTGGCAATTGCAACTGCTATAAGTTTAAACGGGCTCGGAAGTGGTGCTGCTAACTTAGGAATTGTGGCAGCTTGTGTTACTTTCTTATTTGGATCACTACGTGTTAATTCAATAGGTGTAAATGCAGTTTTATTAATTGGTGCTGCTAAAATGATGATACCCGTATATTTAAAAAACCTAATTATTTCCATTCCTCTAACCATAAATGGAGTAATTACAGGTATTATAGCTTACGTCCTTCAGGTAAAAGGAACACCATTGTCTGCTGGGTTTGGCTATACAGGATTAGTTGGACCAATTAATGCATATAATCGTATGACTGGTGATTCAACAATGAATATCATTTTATTGGCATTAGGTTATTTTGTAATTCCATTTGTTTCTGCATTTATCGTACATGAACTATGTAAAAAATTTATACCATCTTATTCAAATGATATATATAAATTTGAAGTTCCAAAACAGTAA